From Drosophila subpulchrella strain 33 F10 #4 breed RU33 unplaced genomic scaffold, RU_Dsub_v1.1 Primary Assembly Seq354, whole genome shotgun sequence, the proteins below share one genomic window:
- the LOC119560118 gene encoding uncharacterized protein LOC119560118 yields MNTISVLMLFVLLAIGVAAQAPLPGNDPTVSILSYKNDQDLEKIQRQIIAQYERFGGTTYVHKPLTARTINPASLGTNI; encoded by the exons ATGAACACAatcagc GTGTTAATGTTGTTCGTTCTGCTGGCAATAGGAGTAGCAGCTCAGGCTCCTTTGCCAGGCAACGATCCTACCGTATCCATTCTGTCCTACAAAAATGACCAGGACTTGGAGAAAATTCAGCGGCAGATCATAGCGCAATACGAAAGGTTCGGAGGAACCACCTATGTGCACAAACCGCTGACGGCCAGAACTATTAACCCAGCCAGCCTAGGGACTAACATTTAA
- the LOC119560117 gene encoding serine protease snake isoform X1, with translation MDRTVCQCLISILALCCLTSTHCQGPPPLPPPPGRASPLARAAIPIPDDRDIIFPDAGSGQPREKMWFRIADFQFDHVAILPLPKPRQRTPPPRPGQPFPPPPGGFKNNVNKRRRICEQKYSEYVERIFPNDTAVAADANDAEFDGRVLARPGEYPHMAAVGFEADTGRVEYKCGGSLISENFVLTAAHCTYIYRTAPKWVRVGDLNLVVEERSMEAQLVRIKNIFTHPNYNKEMYYDDIALLKLERDLELTEYVRPIRLWVFPELPTSIAFAMGYGATSFAKAMTNQLTNLNLTIVPNAECNNELPSLAETPDGVLESQICAQDYILNRDTCQGDSGGPLQLNLPGRRRRHRIHYHLIGVTSYGVFCRSSYPSVYTRVSSYLDWIELTVWT, from the exons ATGGATCGTACTGTGTGTCAGTGCTTGATATCAATTTTGGCTCTCTGCTGCTTGACCTCCACTCACTGCCAGGGCCCACCACCCCTTCCACCGCCGCCAGGCCGAGCTTCCCCTCTCGCAAGAGCAGCGATTCCCATTCCTGATGACCGCGACATAATCTTCCCGGATGCTGGGTCAGGCCAGCCAAGGGAAAAGATGTGGTTTCGCATAGCCGACTTTCAGTTTGACCATGTGGCGATCTTGCCCCTGCCAAAGCCCAGGCAGCGCACCCCGCCTCCAAGGCCAGGCCAGCCCTTTCCACCGCCCCCAGggggctttaaaaataatgtaaacaaGCGACGCCGCATCTGTGAGCAGA AATACTCCGAGTACGTAGAGCGCATCTTTCCCAACGACACTGCGGTGGCCGCTGATGCCAATGACGCAGAGTTCGATGGTCGAGTACTAGCCAGGCCCGGTGAATACCCCCATATG GCAGCCGTAGGCTTCGAGGCCGACACAGGTCGAGTCGAGTACAAATGTGGCGGCAGCCTGATAAGCGAGAACTTCGTGCTTACCGCCGCCCAttgtacttatatatatag GACGGCCCCCAAGTGGGTGCGCGTTGGAGACCTTAACCTAGTCGTCGAGGAGCGTTCAATGGAGGCCCAACTGGTTCGGATAAAGAATATATTCACGCACCCCAATTACAATAAGGAGATGTACTACGATGACATAGCACTGCTGAAGCTTGAAAGGGATCTAGA ACTAACGGAATATGTCAGACCAATACGTTTGTGGGTCTTTCCAGAGCTACCTACGTCGATTGCCTTTGCAATGGGATATGGGGCCACGAGCTTCGCCAAGGCCATGACGAACCAACTGACCAATCTTAACCTGACCATAGTACCAAACGCTGAGTGCAATAACGAGCTACCATCACTGGCGGAGACACCCGACGGAGTTCTGGAAAGCCAAATCTGTGCCCAGGACTATATCCTTAACAGAGACACCTGTCAGGGAGATTCGGGGGGGCCGCTGCAACTGAATCTGCCGGGACGCCGTCGACGGCACAGAATACACTATCACCTAATAGGCGTTACCTCTTACGGTGTGTTTTGCCGCAGTAGTTATCCATCAGTGTACACCCGAGTTTCTTCCTACCTAGACTGGATTGAACTTACTGTGTGGACTTGA
- the LOC119560117 gene encoding CLIP domain-containing serine protease 2 isoform X2 produces MDRTVCQCLISILALCCLTSTHCQGPPPLPPPPGRASPLARAAIPIPDDRDIIFPDAGSGQPREKMWFRIADFQFDHVAILPLPKPRQRTPPPRPGQPFPPPPGGFKNNVNKRRRICEQKYSEYVERIFPNDTAVAADANDAEFDGRVLARPGEYPHMAAVGFEADTGRVEYKCGGSLISENFVLTAAHCTYIYRTAPKWVRVGDLNLVVEERSMEAQLVRIKNIFTHPNYNKEMYYDDIALLKLERDLEATYVDCLCNGIWGHELRQGHDEPTDQS; encoded by the exons ATGGATCGTACTGTGTGTCAGTGCTTGATATCAATTTTGGCTCTCTGCTGCTTGACCTCCACTCACTGCCAGGGCCCACCACCCCTTCCACCGCCGCCAGGCCGAGCTTCCCCTCTCGCAAGAGCAGCGATTCCCATTCCTGATGACCGCGACATAATCTTCCCGGATGCTGGGTCAGGCCAGCCAAGGGAAAAGATGTGGTTTCGCATAGCCGACTTTCAGTTTGACCATGTGGCGATCTTGCCCCTGCCAAAGCCCAGGCAGCGCACCCCGCCTCCAAGGCCAGGCCAGCCCTTTCCACCGCCCCCAGggggctttaaaaataatgtaaacaaGCGACGCCGCATCTGTGAGCAGA AATACTCCGAGTACGTAGAGCGCATCTTTCCCAACGACACTGCGGTGGCCGCTGATGCCAATGACGCAGAGTTCGATGGTCGAGTACTAGCCAGGCCCGGTGAATACCCCCATATG GCAGCCGTAGGCTTCGAGGCCGACACAGGTCGAGTCGAGTACAAATGTGGCGGCAGCCTGATAAGCGAGAACTTCGTGCTTACCGCCGCCCAttgtacttatatatatag GACGGCCCCCAAGTGGGTGCGCGTTGGAGACCTTAACCTAGTCGTCGAGGAGCGTTCAATGGAGGCCCAACTGGTTCGGATAAAGAATATATTCACGCACCCCAATTACAATAAGGAGATGTACTACGATGACATAGCACTGCTGAAGCTTGAAAGGGATCTAGA AGCTACCTACGTCGATTGCCTTTGCAATGGGATATGGGGCCACGAGCTTCGCCAAGGCCATGACGAACCAACTGACCAATCTTAA
- the LOC119559848 gene encoding gelsolin isoform X1 encodes MAAPGAASMAVVSSLLLLAALSSSLCSAGTLNARPAFPVQTGQIQPSAQNSKQPGRRVMNPAFANAGRTPGLEIWRIENFEPVAYPKNNFGKFYTGDSFIVLNTIENKKDKKLSWDVHFWLGSETSTDEAGAAAILTVQLDDLLNGGPVQHREVQDHESQLFLGYFKNGIRYEQGGVGTGFKHVQTNSQGEKRLFQVKGKRNVRVRQVNLSVSSMNKGDCFILDAGSDIYVYVGSLAKRVEKLKAISAANQIRDQDHNGRARVQIIDDFSTDSDKQQFFDVLGSGSADQVPEESTAEEDGAFERTDAAAVSLYKISDASGKLKVETIGQKPLTQAMLDTHECFILDTGSGIFVWVGKGATQTEKTNAMSKAQDFLSSKKYPAWTQIHRIVEGAESAPFKQYFATWRDVGMAHTRLIRSALDIGSDESLDLDEIDAVMTQLKKSGGRAIGFMPDHGQNSIETITQYVAKSGSDEVQANTISFDENLSLLGFGSYVLTYNYEANNGDKGLVTYVWQGVNAPAAARKRAFEEGLARAESKKGLLVLANQDHEPRHFYKIFKGKLLTSYTALPVTAQLFRIRGTVETDIHASEVPADSSSLASGDAFALLSGKSHKIYVWYGLGASAFEKKAALDRFSTYWDDVEIEQVEEGAEPEEFWDELNGEGQYDRSLGDLGAPLLESRLFHCRVSSGGLLRVEEVARYEQEDLDSDDVMLLDAGDEIYLWVGSGASVDENERILDMAKHYIRLEPTARSINTVSIIRVPQGKEPNGFKRMFPAWDDLYWKNLLTYEDVKRHVMDANNEV; translated from the exons ATGGCAGCTCCAGGCGCCGCCAGCATGGCAGTCGTCTCTAG CCTACTTCTGTTGGCAGCCCTCTCGTCCAGTCTCTGCTCGGCCGGAACGCTCAACGCCCGTCCTGCCTTCCCCGTGCAAACAGGACAGATACAGCCTAGCGCCCAGAACAGCAAGCAGCCCGGCAGACGCGTCATGAACCCGGCATTCGCCAACGCCGGCCGCACTCCTGGCCTTGAGATCTGGCGCATCGAG AATTTTGAGCCGGTTGCCTATCCAAAAAATAACTTTGGCAAATTCTACACTGGAGATTCGTTTATAGTTCTAAAC ACAATTGAAAACAAGAAAGACAAAAAACTGTCATGGGATGTGCACTTTTGGCTGGGATCAGAAACATCTACCGACGAGGCCGGAGCTGCAGCTATTCTCACCGTCCAGTTGGATGACTTGCTGAACGGCGGTCCAGTCCAACATCGCGAAGTGCAGGACCACGAGTCACAGCTGTTTCTCGGGTACTTCAAGAACG GCATTCGCTACGAGCAGGGCGGCGTCGGAACTGGCTTCAAACACGTGCAGACCAATAGCCAGGGAGAAAAGCGCCTCTTTCAGGTCAAGGGCAAGCGCAACGTGCGCGTCCGACAGGTGAACCTATCCGTGTCGTCGATGAACAAGGGCGattgctttattttggatgccGGCAGCGATATATATGTCTACGTGGGTTCCCTTGCCAAGCGCGTGGAGAAGCTGAAGGCTATCAGCGCTGCGAACCAAATCCGGGACCAGGATCACAATGGTCGAGCCCGTGTGCAGATCATCGACGACTTCAGCACTGATTCCGACAAGCAACAGTTCTTCGACGTGCTAGGATCGGGCTCTGCTGATCAGGTGCCCGAGGAGTCAACCGCAGAAGAGGACGGTGCGTTCGAAAGGACAGACGCTGCAGCGGTATCCCTCTACAAGATTAGCGATGCCAGTGGCAAACTAAAAGTGGAAACAATTGGTCAAAAACCACTCACTCAGGCTATGCTGGACACTCATGAATGCTTTATCCTGGACACTGGCTCTGGAATCTTCGTGTGGGTCGGAAAGGGTGCCACGCAGACGGAGAAGACGAACGCTATGAGCAAGGCGCAGGATTTCCTAAGCAGCAAGAAGTATCCGGCCTGGACCCAAATCCACCGCATTGTAGAGGGCGCCGAGTCCGCTCCATTTAAGCAATACTTTGCCACTTGGCGTGATGTCGGAATGGCTCATACTCGTCTCATTCGGTCGGCCTTAGATATCGGTTCTGATGAATCGCTTGATTTGGACGAAATCGACGCTGTAATGACTCAACTAAAAAAGAGCGGTGGTCGTGCCATCGGCTTTATGCCTGATCACGGACAAAACAGCATTGAAACCATTACCCAGTACGTTGCTAAGTCTGGTTCCGATGAGGTTCAGGCCAACACCATCTCCTTTGATGAAAACCTTTCGCTTCTTGGATTTGGTTCATACGTTCTCACATACAACTACGAGGCTAACAACGGAGACAAAGGACTTGTCACTTATGTGTGGCAGGGAGTTAACGCTCCCGCTGCCGCTAGGAAGCGTGCCTTCGAGGAGGGTCTCGCTCGGGCTGAGTCCAAGAAAGGTCTTCTTGTGCTGGCAAACCAGGACCACGAGCCGCGCCACTTCTACAAGATCTTTAAGGGAAAGTTGCTGACATCTTACACTGCTCTGCCGGTAACGGCACAACTGTTCCGCATACGCGGCACCGTCGAAACCGATATCCATGCTAGCGAGGTACCTGCCGACAGTTCATCGTTGGCATCGGGTGACGCGTTCGCCCTTCTTTCCGGAAAAAGCCACAAGATCTACGTATGGTACGGCTTGGGCGCATCTGCATTCGAGAAGAAAGCAGCCCTAGATCGCTTCTCGACCTACTGGGACGACGTCGAGATTGAACAGGTGGAGGAGGGTGCGGAGCCAGAGGAGTTCTGGGATGAGTTAAACGGCGAGGGCCAGTACGATCGCAGCCTGGGAGATCTCGGAGCACCACTGCTGGAGTCTCGCCTGTTTCACTGCCGTGTGAGCTCTGGTGGACTTCTGAGGGTTGAGGAAGTGGCAAGGTACGAGCAGGAGGATTTGGACTCTGATGACGTCATGCTGCTGGACGCTGGCGACGAAATTTACCTGTGGGTTGGGTCTGGCGCGTCTGTCGATGAAAATGAAAGGATTCTAGACATGGCTAAG CATTATATTCGATTGGAGCCCACTGCTCGCTCCATCAACACGGTGAGCATCATCCGCGTCCCTCAAGGCAAGGAACCGAATGGTTTTAAGCGCATGTTCCCGGCCTGGGACGACCTTTACTGGAAG AACCTGCTTACCTATGAAGATGTAAAGCGCCATGTTATGGATGCCAACAACGAAGTTTAG
- the LOC119559848 gene encoding gelsolin isoform X2: protein MNPAFANAGRTPGLEIWRIENFEPVAYPKNNFGKFYTGDSFIVLNTIENKKDKKLSWDVHFWLGSETSTDEAGAAAILTVQLDDLLNGGPVQHREVQDHESQLFLGYFKNGIRYEQGGVGTGFKHVQTNSQGEKRLFQVKGKRNVRVRQVNLSVSSMNKGDCFILDAGSDIYVYVGSLAKRVEKLKAISAANQIRDQDHNGRARVQIIDDFSTDSDKQQFFDVLGSGSADQVPEESTAEEDGAFERTDAAAVSLYKISDASGKLKVETIGQKPLTQAMLDTHECFILDTGSGIFVWVGKGATQTEKTNAMSKAQDFLSSKKYPAWTQIHRIVEGAESAPFKQYFATWRDVGMAHTRLIRSALDIGSDESLDLDEIDAVMTQLKKSGGRAIGFMPDHGQNSIETITQYVAKSGSDEVQANTISFDENLSLLGFGSYVLTYNYEANNGDKGLVTYVWQGVNAPAAARKRAFEEGLARAESKKGLLVLANQDHEPRHFYKIFKGKLLTSYTALPVTAQLFRIRGTVETDIHASEVPADSSSLASGDAFALLSGKSHKIYVWYGLGASAFEKKAALDRFSTYWDDVEIEQVEEGAEPEEFWDELNGEGQYDRSLGDLGAPLLESRLFHCRVSSGGLLRVEEVARYEQEDLDSDDVMLLDAGDEIYLWVGSGASVDENERILDMAKHYIRLEPTARSINTVSIIRVPQGKEPNGFKRMFPAWDDLYWKNLLTYEDVKRHVMDANNEV from the exons ATGAACCCGGCATTCGCCAACGCCGGCCGCACTCCTGGCCTTGAGATCTGGCGCATCGAG AATTTTGAGCCGGTTGCCTATCCAAAAAATAACTTTGGCAAATTCTACACTGGAGATTCGTTTATAGTTCTAAAC ACAATTGAAAACAAGAAAGACAAAAAACTGTCATGGGATGTGCACTTTTGGCTGGGATCAGAAACATCTACCGACGAGGCCGGAGCTGCAGCTATTCTCACCGTCCAGTTGGATGACTTGCTGAACGGCGGTCCAGTCCAACATCGCGAAGTGCAGGACCACGAGTCACAGCTGTTTCTCGGGTACTTCAAGAACG GCATTCGCTACGAGCAGGGCGGCGTCGGAACTGGCTTCAAACACGTGCAGACCAATAGCCAGGGAGAAAAGCGCCTCTTTCAGGTCAAGGGCAAGCGCAACGTGCGCGTCCGACAGGTGAACCTATCCGTGTCGTCGATGAACAAGGGCGattgctttattttggatgccGGCAGCGATATATATGTCTACGTGGGTTCCCTTGCCAAGCGCGTGGAGAAGCTGAAGGCTATCAGCGCTGCGAACCAAATCCGGGACCAGGATCACAATGGTCGAGCCCGTGTGCAGATCATCGACGACTTCAGCACTGATTCCGACAAGCAACAGTTCTTCGACGTGCTAGGATCGGGCTCTGCTGATCAGGTGCCCGAGGAGTCAACCGCAGAAGAGGACGGTGCGTTCGAAAGGACAGACGCTGCAGCGGTATCCCTCTACAAGATTAGCGATGCCAGTGGCAAACTAAAAGTGGAAACAATTGGTCAAAAACCACTCACTCAGGCTATGCTGGACACTCATGAATGCTTTATCCTGGACACTGGCTCTGGAATCTTCGTGTGGGTCGGAAAGGGTGCCACGCAGACGGAGAAGACGAACGCTATGAGCAAGGCGCAGGATTTCCTAAGCAGCAAGAAGTATCCGGCCTGGACCCAAATCCACCGCATTGTAGAGGGCGCCGAGTCCGCTCCATTTAAGCAATACTTTGCCACTTGGCGTGATGTCGGAATGGCTCATACTCGTCTCATTCGGTCGGCCTTAGATATCGGTTCTGATGAATCGCTTGATTTGGACGAAATCGACGCTGTAATGACTCAACTAAAAAAGAGCGGTGGTCGTGCCATCGGCTTTATGCCTGATCACGGACAAAACAGCATTGAAACCATTACCCAGTACGTTGCTAAGTCTGGTTCCGATGAGGTTCAGGCCAACACCATCTCCTTTGATGAAAACCTTTCGCTTCTTGGATTTGGTTCATACGTTCTCACATACAACTACGAGGCTAACAACGGAGACAAAGGACTTGTCACTTATGTGTGGCAGGGAGTTAACGCTCCCGCTGCCGCTAGGAAGCGTGCCTTCGAGGAGGGTCTCGCTCGGGCTGAGTCCAAGAAAGGTCTTCTTGTGCTGGCAAACCAGGACCACGAGCCGCGCCACTTCTACAAGATCTTTAAGGGAAAGTTGCTGACATCTTACACTGCTCTGCCGGTAACGGCACAACTGTTCCGCATACGCGGCACCGTCGAAACCGATATCCATGCTAGCGAGGTACCTGCCGACAGTTCATCGTTGGCATCGGGTGACGCGTTCGCCCTTCTTTCCGGAAAAAGCCACAAGATCTACGTATGGTACGGCTTGGGCGCATCTGCATTCGAGAAGAAAGCAGCCCTAGATCGCTTCTCGACCTACTGGGACGACGTCGAGATTGAACAGGTGGAGGAGGGTGCGGAGCCAGAGGAGTTCTGGGATGAGTTAAACGGCGAGGGCCAGTACGATCGCAGCCTGGGAGATCTCGGAGCACCACTGCTGGAGTCTCGCCTGTTTCACTGCCGTGTGAGCTCTGGTGGACTTCTGAGGGTTGAGGAAGTGGCAAGGTACGAGCAGGAGGATTTGGACTCTGATGACGTCATGCTGCTGGACGCTGGCGACGAAATTTACCTGTGGGTTGGGTCTGGCGCGTCTGTCGATGAAAATGAAAGGATTCTAGACATGGCTAAG CATTATATTCGATTGGAGCCCACTGCTCGCTCCATCAACACGGTGAGCATCATCCGCGTCCCTCAAGGCAAGGAACCGAATGGTTTTAAGCGCATGTTCCCGGCCTGGGACGACCTTTACTGGAAG AACCTGCTTACCTATGAAGATGTAAAGCGCCATGTTATGGATGCCAACAACGAAGTTTAG